A genomic window from Micromonospora sp. WMMA1947 includes:
- a CDS encoding helix-turn-helix transcriptional regulator: MGFHRRMHAMHDEMRRHGGFGFPPVPPGPPPFSPGPHGRGRGRGGRGRGRRPNVRGAVLALLTERPMHGYEMIQEIDSRTGGAWRPSPGSIYPTLQLLEDEGVIATAADSEGGRKRFALTEAGQAEAADAAQTPPWAEFAEQTVNSWHDIRDAGAQAMQALRQVMTTGTDDQRARAAQVLDETRRKLYAILAESE; encoded by the coding sequence ATGGGTTTCCATCGACGCATGCACGCCATGCACGACGAGATGCGCCGCCACGGCGGCTTCGGCTTCCCGCCCGTACCGCCGGGCCCGCCGCCCTTCTCCCCCGGGCCGCACGGTCGCGGGCGGGGCCGCGGCGGCCGAGGGCGCGGACGGCGGCCGAACGTGCGCGGCGCCGTGCTGGCCCTGCTCACCGAGCGGCCGATGCACGGCTACGAGATGATCCAGGAGATCGACTCCCGCACCGGCGGGGCCTGGCGGCCCAGCCCCGGATCGATCTACCCGACGCTGCAACTGCTGGAGGACGAGGGCGTCATCGCGACCGCCGCCGACTCCGAGGGCGGGCGCAAGCGGTTCGCGCTGACCGAGGCGGGGCAGGCCGAGGCGGCCGACGCGGCGCAGACCCCGCCCTGGGCCGAGTTCGCCGAGCAGACGGTCAACAGCTGGCACGACATCCGCGACGCCGGCGCGCAGGCCATGCAGGCGCTGCGGCAGGTGATGACCACCGGCACCGACGACCAGCGGGCCCGCGCCGCCCAGGTGCTCGACGAGACCCGGCGCAAGCTCTACGCCATCCTCGCCGAGTCCGAGTGA
- a CDS encoding MFS transporter yields the protein MRLLPEPGPSRILALSTLVNTVGRGTWLTASALFLTRSVGLTVAQVGVALTLTALVSLVASTPMGYLADRLGPRGLQLAALLASAGCTAALVAVRSFTGFLVVGMLMAVADAGTRGARGALIAGAVPPDQRVRTRAYLRAVTNVGISVGTVLAGFALAADTRGAYVTLILLDAATYVLAAAVLLRLPPVPPVPAPAHGPRLIALRDRPFLAFTVLDGLMSMHFSLINIALPLWIAGHTSAPNWLISVCLLVNTVVVILFQVRASRGTEDLTGAGRAARRAGVLLAGACALFAAGGGVPVAVAVPLLLAGALVHVVGELWHAAAGWGISFGLAPAHAHGQYQGAYGMGMQLGSMVAPVVVTTLAIGWGVPGWLVLGVVFLLLGALVPPVVRWAARTRPPAPEPVPVPAA from the coding sequence GTGCGCCTGCTTCCCGAACCGGGCCCGTCCCGGATCCTCGCCCTCTCCACGCTCGTCAACACCGTCGGGCGGGGCACCTGGCTCACCGCCAGCGCGCTGTTCCTCACCCGGTCGGTCGGGCTCACGGTGGCCCAGGTCGGTGTGGCGCTCACGCTCACCGCGCTGGTCAGCCTGGTGGCGAGCACGCCGATGGGCTACCTCGCCGACCGCCTCGGCCCGCGCGGGCTCCAGCTGGCCGCGCTGCTCGCCTCGGCCGGGTGCACGGCCGCCCTGGTCGCGGTGCGCTCGTTCACCGGCTTCCTGGTCGTCGGCATGCTGATGGCGGTCGCCGACGCGGGCACCCGTGGTGCCCGGGGCGCGCTGATCGCCGGTGCCGTCCCACCCGACCAGCGGGTCCGCACCCGCGCCTACCTGCGCGCGGTCACCAACGTCGGGATCTCGGTGGGCACGGTGCTGGCCGGGTTCGCGCTCGCCGCCGACACCCGCGGCGCGTACGTCACGCTGATCCTGCTCGACGCGGCCACCTACGTGCTCGCGGCGGCGGTGCTGCTGCGGCTCCCGCCGGTGCCACCGGTGCCCGCCCCGGCGCACGGGCCGCGCCTGATCGCGCTGCGGGACCGCCCGTTCCTCGCCTTCACCGTGCTGGACGGGCTCATGTCCATGCACTTCTCGCTGATCAACATCGCCCTGCCGTTGTGGATCGCCGGGCACACCAGCGCGCCGAACTGGCTGATCTCGGTCTGCCTGCTCGTCAACACCGTGGTGGTGATCCTGTTCCAGGTCCGCGCCTCGCGGGGCACCGAGGACCTGACCGGCGCGGGCCGGGCCGCCCGGCGCGCGGGCGTCCTGCTCGCCGGCGCCTGCGCGCTGTTCGCGGCCGGAGGTGGCGTACCGGTCGCGGTGGCGGTGCCGCTGCTGCTGGCCGGCGCGCTGGTGCACGTCGTGGGCGAGCTGTGGCACGCCGCGGCCGGCTGGGGCATCTCCTTCGGCCTGGCTCCGGCGCACGCGCACGGGCAGTACCAGGGCGCGTACGGGATGGGCATGCAACTCGGCTCGATGGTCGCCCCGGTGGTGGTGACCACGCTCGCGATCGGGTGGGGCGTACCCGGCTGGCTCGTGCTCGGCGTGGTGTTCCTGCTGCTCGGCGCGCTGGTGCCGCCGGTGGTGCGGTGGGCCGCCCGGACCCGGCCGCCCGCGCCCGAACCGGTGCCGGTGCCGGCGGCCTGA
- a CDS encoding site-2 protease family protein, translating to MSYLLGVVLFALAILISVSLHEAGHMLTAKAFGMKVTRYFVGFGPTLWSFKRGETEYGIKGIPLGGFCKIVGMTPQDDDVEPGDEKRAMWRYPVWKRTIVMSAGSITHFALALIALWIIAITAGLPNPKFPSTEDGFKAEPAVIALAPCVVVENAARACQADDPASPAEKAQLKDGDRITAVNGKPVSTWGDMLDVVRATPPGAATVTFERDGRSQEARVDLAAVQRPPLDDPKGATSSVSALGVALRPSTPPRVEYGPIAAFGATADFTGTMAVQTAHAMQRIPQKVPALWNAITGGERDMDTPISVVGASRLGGEAVENNAWLVFFMLFVSLNFFIGVFNLLPLLPLDGGHIAIAWFERARSWLYARIGRRDPGRVDYLKLMPFTYAVILIGGAFTLLTVTADVINPITLFSR from the coding sequence ATGAGCTATCTGCTCGGGGTGGTGCTGTTCGCCCTGGCGATTCTCATCTCGGTGAGCCTGCACGAGGCGGGGCACATGCTGACCGCCAAGGCGTTCGGGATGAAGGTCACCCGCTACTTCGTCGGCTTCGGCCCGACGCTGTGGTCGTTCAAGCGGGGCGAGACCGAGTACGGCATCAAGGGCATTCCGCTCGGCGGCTTCTGCAAGATCGTCGGCATGACGCCGCAGGACGACGACGTCGAGCCCGGGGACGAGAAGCGCGCGATGTGGCGCTACCCGGTCTGGAAGCGGACGATCGTGATGTCCGCCGGCTCGATCACCCATTTCGCGCTGGCCCTGATCGCGCTCTGGATCATCGCGATCACCGCCGGCCTGCCGAACCCGAAGTTCCCCTCCACCGAGGACGGCTTCAAGGCGGAGCCCGCTGTGATCGCGCTGGCCCCCTGTGTCGTGGTGGAGAACGCGGCCCGCGCCTGCCAGGCCGACGACCCGGCCAGCCCGGCCGAGAAGGCCCAGCTCAAGGACGGCGACCGGATCACCGCGGTGAACGGCAAGCCGGTCTCCACCTGGGGCGACATGCTCGACGTGGTCCGGGCCACCCCGCCCGGCGCGGCCACCGTCACCTTCGAGCGCGACGGCCGGTCGCAGGAGGCCCGGGTCGACCTGGCCGCCGTGCAGCGCCCGCCGCTGGACGACCCGAAGGGCGCCACCTCGTCGGTCTCCGCGCTCGGCGTGGCCCTGCGGCCGAGCACCCCGCCGCGGGTCGAGTACGGCCCGATCGCCGCGTTCGGCGCCACCGCCGACTTCACCGGCACCATGGCGGTGCAGACCGCGCACGCCATGCAGCGCATCCCGCAGAAGGTGCCCGCGTTGTGGAACGCGATCACCGGCGGCGAGCGTGACATGGACACCCCGATCAGCGTGGTCGGCGCCAGCCGGCTCGGCGGCGAGGCCGTGGAGAACAACGCCTGGCTGGTGTTCTTCATGCTGTTCGTGTCGCTGAACTTCTTCATCGGCGTGTTCAACCTGCTGCCGCTGCTTCCGCTGGACGGCGGACACATCGCCATCGCCTGGTTCGAACGGGCACGGTCCTGGCTCTACGCGCGCATCGGCCGCCGGGACCCCGGCCGGGTCGACTACCTCAAACTCATGCCCTTCACGTACGCGGTGATCCTGATCGGTGGCGCGTTCACGCTGCTGACAGTCACCGCCGATGTCATCAACCCCATCACGCTCTTCTCAAGGTGA
- a CDS encoding PP2C family protein-serine/threonine phosphatase, which translates to MVDGGDAARWLHLHAARGGPDDLSLLVNRVAPVIGATDIVIYLADYTQSSLVPLVGAGAPRDELTIETTLAGRAFTGLQVQRAPDRPDRLWVPLLLGCERLGALEIVSSRAGDPALDRPAWEVAVAVAQVLVNRRLYGDVVERIRRRLPMQVAAETVWGLLPPLTFATDELVITAILEPCYDVGGDIFDYALNGDVLSVGLFDTCGHGIKASALASLVVSAYRNARRTGLDLVDTAISIDRWVRSEHPGLFATALLAELDRRTGVLRTINAGHPGAMLLRDGKAVRALPGPTALPLGLGNLSTRRPRAHEEALHPGDRILAYTDGITDARGDDGERFGLDRLVDFVERALNERLPSPETMRRLVRAVLAYQQDQLDDDATALFLEWQPSHLPLEHLEHLTAPDGTIASP; encoded by the coding sequence ATGGTCGATGGTGGCGACGCAGCGCGCTGGCTGCACCTCCACGCCGCCCGGGGCGGTCCGGACGACCTGTCGCTCCTGGTGAACCGGGTCGCGCCCGTCATCGGGGCCACCGACATCGTGATCTACCTGGCCGACTACACGCAGTCCTCGCTCGTACCCCTGGTCGGCGCGGGCGCGCCCCGGGACGAACTCACGATCGAGACGACGCTGGCCGGCCGGGCGTTCACCGGCCTGCAGGTGCAGCGCGCCCCCGACCGCCCGGACCGGCTCTGGGTGCCCCTGCTGCTCGGCTGCGAACGGCTGGGGGCGCTGGAAATCGTGTCGTCGCGCGCCGGCGACCCCGCGCTGGACCGGCCGGCCTGGGAGGTGGCGGTCGCCGTCGCTCAGGTCCTGGTGAACCGCCGGCTCTACGGCGACGTCGTGGAACGGATCCGCCGCCGCCTGCCGATGCAGGTCGCCGCCGAGACCGTGTGGGGGCTGCTGCCGCCGCTGACCTTCGCGACGGACGAGCTGGTGATCACCGCCATCCTCGAACCGTGTTACGACGTCGGCGGGGACATCTTCGACTACGCGCTCAACGGTGACGTGCTCAGCGTCGGGCTCTTCGACACCTGCGGGCACGGGATCAAGGCGAGCGCGTTGGCCTCGCTCGTGGTCAGCGCGTACCGCAACGCCCGGCGTACCGGTCTCGACCTGGTCGACACGGCGATCAGCATCGACAGGTGGGTCCGCTCCGAACACCCCGGCCTGTTCGCGACCGCGCTGCTCGCCGAACTCGACCGGCGGACCGGCGTGCTGCGGACCATCAACGCCGGCCACCCCGGCGCCATGCTGCTGCGGGACGGCAAGGCCGTCCGGGCACTGCCCGGACCGACCGCGCTGCCGCTCGGGCTGGGCAACCTGTCGACGCGGCGCCCGCGGGCGCACGAGGAGGCGCTGCACCCGGGCGACCGCATCCTCGCCTACACCGACGGCATCACCGACGCCCGGGGCGACGACGGGGAACGGTTCGGGCTGGACCGGCTCGTCGACTTCGTCGAGCGTGCCCTCAACGAGCGGCTGCCCAGCCCGGAGACGATGCGCCGGCTGGTGCGCGCCGTCCTCGCCTACCAGCAGGACCAGCTCGACGACGACGCCACCGCGCTGTTCCTGGAGTGGCAGCCCTCGCACCTGCCGTTGGAACATCTGGAGCACCTCACCGCGCCAGACGGGACGATCGCGTCCCCGTAG
- a CDS encoding YcxB family protein produces the protein MLIEFEAAPERGPFTVAWRRLLRGVVLPYRWVGGTLALLSVFTLVVEPRLVAAALAGGAVLCWFLAPAVMLHRAVGAAWQWGSVAARWNLSDEGLRCESPEGHTLVWWSAVSAVEQVHGQLLVRLSGGRALIVPLAELTPQQRQDVLAFLHDRTLLV, from the coding sequence GTGCTGATCGAGTTCGAGGCCGCGCCCGAGCGGGGGCCGTTCACCGTGGCGTGGCGCCGGCTCCTGCGGGGCGTGGTCCTGCCCTATCGATGGGTGGGCGGCACGCTGGCGCTGCTGTCGGTCTTCACGCTCGTCGTGGAGCCCCGCCTCGTCGCCGCTGCGCTGGCGGGTGGGGCCGTGCTCTGCTGGTTCCTCGCCCCGGCCGTGATGCTGCACCGTGCGGTGGGGGCGGCCTGGCAGTGGGGCTCCGTTGCGGCCCGCTGGAACCTCTCGGACGAGGGGTTGCGGTGCGAGAGCCCGGAGGGCCACACGCTGGTGTGGTGGTCCGCCGTGTCCGCCGTCGAACAGGTCCACGGCCAGTTGCTGGTGCGACTGTCGGGAGGGCGAGCGCTGATCGTGCCCTTGGCAGAACTCACGCCGCAGCAGAGACAGGACGTTCTCGCCTTCCTCCACGACCGGACCTTGCTCGTCTGA
- a CDS encoding methyltransferase domain-containing protein, whose translation MIEEQERDAAVKARHRAMWALGDYSAVAAQVIPQLGATLVRAVGVGPGMRVLDVAAGTGNAALPAARAGAEVVAGDLTPELLAIGRASAEREGVTLTWEEADAEALPYADGAFDAVLSCVGVMFAPRHRVAADELLRVCRPGGTIGLVNWTPEGFVGQLFAAMRPYAPAPPPGAQPPPLWGDEDHVRELFGDRVDALRLGRDAVVVNRFATPEQFRDFFATHYGPTVAVYRANAGDPERTAGLDRALTDLAARHLDGGVMRWEYLLVTARRA comes from the coding sequence ATGATCGAGGAACAGGAACGGGACGCGGCGGTGAAGGCCCGGCACCGCGCGATGTGGGCGCTGGGCGACTACTCCGCAGTGGCCGCGCAGGTGATCCCGCAGTTGGGGGCGACGCTGGTCCGGGCGGTGGGGGTGGGACCGGGCATGCGGGTGCTGGACGTGGCGGCCGGAACCGGCAACGCGGCTCTGCCGGCGGCCCGGGCCGGCGCGGAGGTGGTGGCCGGTGACCTCACCCCGGAGCTGCTGGCGATCGGGCGGGCGTCGGCCGAGCGGGAGGGCGTGACGCTGACCTGGGAGGAGGCGGACGCGGAGGCGCTGCCGTACGCCGACGGCGCGTTCGACGCGGTGCTGTCCTGCGTGGGCGTGATGTTCGCGCCCCGGCACCGGGTCGCCGCCGACGAGTTGCTGCGGGTGTGCCGTCCGGGCGGGACGATCGGCCTGGTCAACTGGACCCCGGAGGGCTTCGTCGGCCAGTTGTTCGCGGCCATGCGGCCGTACGCGCCGGCGCCGCCGCCGGGCGCGCAGCCGCCCCCGCTCTGGGGCGACGAGGACCACGTCCGGGAGTTGTTCGGTGACCGGGTCGACGCGCTCCGGCTGGGGCGTGACGCCGTGGTGGTGAACCGGTTCGCCACGCCGGAACAGTTCCGGGACTTCTTCGCGACCCACTACGGACCGACTGTGGCGGTCTACCGGGCGAACGCGGGCGACCCGGAGCGTACGGCCGGGCTCGACCGCGCGTTGACCGACCTGGCCGCCCGGCACCTGGACGGCGGCGTGATGCGCTGGGAGTACCTGCTCGTCACCGCGCGCCGCGCCTGA
- a CDS encoding Uma2 family endonuclease produces MDLLGCLDQPWTAAAALDLLPENNGPRIEVLRGCVIVTPGSGVDRRTAHLHLAYLIGRAARAAGRWGCRSVNLVSADDLFIPDLAVLRHPAGGLRAVTIEDALLVGEIAPSGVIDRPREYATAGVPYFLRVDLRNRVPALALYELVDGEYRPLAAAAAGTTFVMRQPFEFSVDPADLLDEEAPQA; encoded by the coding sequence TTGGATCTTTTGGGGTGCCTTGACCAGCCCTGGACGGCCGCGGCGGCACTCGACCTGCTGCCGGAGAACAACGGCCCGAGGATCGAGGTGCTGCGCGGCTGTGTGATCGTCACGCCGGGCAGCGGCGTCGACCGGCGTACGGCGCATCTCCATCTCGCGTACCTGATCGGGAGGGCGGCGCGGGCCGCCGGCCGGTGGGGCTGCCGGTCCGTCAACCTGGTCTCCGCTGACGACCTGTTCATTCCCGATCTGGCGGTGCTGCGACACCCGGCCGGTGGTCTCCGCGCCGTCACAATCGAGGACGCGCTGCTGGTGGGGGAGATCGCGCCGTCAGGCGTGATCGACAGGCCTCGGGAGTACGCGACCGCCGGTGTGCCGTACTTCCTCCGGGTCGACCTGCGTAACCGGGTGCCGGCGCTTGCCCTCTACGAACTGGTCGACGGCGAGTACCGGCCGCTTGCGGCCGCGGCCGCCGGTACGACGTTCGTGATGCGGCAGCCGTTCGAGTTCAGCGTCGACCCGGCCGACCTGCTCGACGAGGAGGCGCCGCAGGCGTGA
- a CDS encoding GNAT family N-acetyltransferase translates to MTIATTDRLVLRDWTESPDDLARIYDIYSRDEVMRWLGGGKGRMTDPSEALERVRSWHERWAPYDGRWGLWAIEPRDGGPVAGSILLKPLPGRDGVTLTDDIEVGWHLHPDAQGNGYATEAARAVLEREFATGTPRVYAVVMAGNDPSMAVARRLGMTHVGVRTDWYGGAEVETFVLERPA, encoded by the coding sequence ATGACGATCGCCACGACCGACCGGCTGGTGCTCCGGGACTGGACCGAGTCTCCGGACGACCTGGCCCGGATCTACGACATCTACTCCCGGGACGAGGTGATGCGCTGGCTGGGCGGCGGCAAGGGGCGGATGACCGACCCGTCCGAGGCGCTCGAGCGGGTCCGCTCCTGGCACGAACGCTGGGCGCCGTACGACGGTCGCTGGGGCCTGTGGGCGATCGAGCCGCGCGACGGCGGACCGGTGGCGGGGAGCATCCTGCTCAAGCCGCTGCCGGGACGCGACGGCGTCACGCTGACCGACGACATCGAGGTCGGCTGGCACCTGCACCCCGACGCCCAGGGCAACGGCTACGCCACCGAGGCGGCCCGCGCGGTGCTGGAACGCGAGTTCGCCACCGGCACCCCGAGGGTGTATGCGGTGGTGATGGCCGGGAATGACCCGTCGATGGCGGTGGCCCGGCGCCTCGGCATGACGCACGTGGGCGTGCGCACCGACTGGTACGGCGGTGCCGAGGTTGAAACGTTCGTCCTGGAACGTCCGGCCTGA
- the dxr gene encoding 1-deoxy-D-xylulose-5-phosphate reductoisomerase: MTTPRDLVLLGSTGSIGTQAIDIVKRNPDRFRVVALGAGGGNVELLAAQALELGVEAVGVARASAAQDLQLAFYAEASKRGWASGDFKLPKIVAGPDAMTELAQWPCDVVLNGVVGSLGLPPTLAALHAGRTLALANKESLVAGGPLVKAAVSRPGQIVPVDSEHSALAQCLRGGARGEVRRLVVTASGGPFRGRRRDELTAVTPEQALAHPTWNMGPVVTINSATMVNKALEVIEAHELFDVPYADIEVMVHPQSVIHSMVEFTDGSTLAQVSPPDMRLPIALGIGWPDRVPGAAAAVDWTTAHTWEFFPLDDAAFPAVALAKAAGEAGRCRPAIYNAANEECVAAFVAGRLPFLGIVDTLQRVLEDAPDFDEPGTVEDVLAAESWARAHAQEIIVGSVEGAR, encoded by the coding sequence GTGACCACTCCCCGAGACCTCGTGCTGCTCGGTTCGACCGGCTCGATCGGCACCCAGGCCATCGACATCGTCAAGCGCAACCCGGACCGCTTCCGGGTGGTTGCCCTCGGCGCGGGTGGCGGCAACGTGGAGTTGCTCGCCGCGCAGGCGCTGGAGCTGGGCGTGGAGGCGGTCGGTGTGGCCCGCGCGTCCGCCGCGCAGGATCTTCAGCTCGCGTTCTACGCCGAGGCGAGCAAGCGCGGCTGGGCCAGCGGTGACTTCAAACTGCCCAAGATCGTGGCCGGGCCGGACGCGATGACCGAGCTGGCGCAGTGGCCGTGCGACGTGGTGCTCAACGGCGTGGTCGGCTCGCTGGGCCTGCCGCCGACGCTGGCCGCGCTGCACGCCGGGCGTACCCTCGCCCTGGCCAACAAGGAGTCCCTCGTCGCCGGCGGCCCGCTGGTCAAGGCCGCCGTCTCGCGACCGGGGCAGATCGTCCCGGTGGACTCCGAGCACTCGGCGCTGGCGCAGTGCCTGCGCGGCGGCGCCCGGGGCGAGGTGCGGCGGCTGGTGGTCACCGCCAGCGGCGGCCCGTTCCGGGGGCGGCGGCGCGACGAGCTGACCGCTGTCACGCCGGAGCAGGCGCTGGCGCACCCGACCTGGAACATGGGCCCGGTCGTCACGATCAACTCCGCCACGATGGTCAACAAGGCGCTGGAGGTGATCGAGGCGCACGAGCTGTTCGACGTGCCGTACGCCGACATCGAGGTGATGGTCCACCCGCAGTCGGTGATCCACTCGATGGTCGAGTTCACCGACGGCTCGACGCTGGCCCAGGTCAGCCCGCCGGACATGCGGCTGCCGATCGCGCTGGGCATCGGCTGGCCGGACCGCGTGCCCGGCGCCGCCGCCGCGGTGGACTGGACCACTGCCCACACCTGGGAGTTCTTCCCGCTGGACGACGCGGCGTTCCCGGCGGTCGCGCTGGCCAAGGCGGCGGGTGAGGCGGGACGCTGCCGCCCGGCGATCTACAACGCGGCGAACGAGGAGTGCGTGGCCGCGTTCGTCGCGGGCCGGCTGCCGTTCCTCGGGATCGTCGACACCCTCCAGCGGGTGCTGGAGGACGCACCCGATTTCGACGAACCAGGTACCGTCGAGGACGTGCTCGCCGCCGAGTCGTGGGCACGGGCGCACGCCCAGGAGATCATCGTCGGGTCGGTGGAAGGAGCTCGATGA
- the ispG gene encoding flavodoxin-dependent (E)-4-hydroxy-3-methylbut-2-enyl-diphosphate synthase: protein MTAVSLGMPPVPPPPLAPRRASRQIMVGSVPVGGGAPVSVQSMTTTLTADVNATLQQIAELTASGCQIVRVAVPSQDDVEALPAIARKSQIPVIADIHFQPKYVFAAIDAGCAAVRVNPGNIRQFDDKVKEIARAAGDAGVPIRIGVNAGSLDKRLLAKYGKATAEALVESALWECSLFEEHGFRDIKISVKHNDPVVMIRAYRQLAEQCDYPLHLGVTEAGPAFQGTIKSAVAFGALLAEGIGDTIRVSLSAPPVEEIKVGNQILESLGLRERGLEIVSCPSCGRAQVDVYKLAEEVTAGLEGLPVPLRVAVMGCVVNGPGEAREADLGVASGNGKGQIFVKGKVVKTVPEAQIVETLIEEALRIADEMGAEIPEELRDLVPGGATVTVH from the coding sequence GTGACCGCTGTCAGTCTCGGTATGCCCCCCGTACCGCCGCCGCCGCTGGCCCCGCGCCGGGCCAGCCGCCAGATCATGGTCGGTTCGGTGCCGGTCGGTGGTGGCGCGCCGGTCTCGGTGCAGTCCATGACCACCACCCTCACCGCCGACGTCAACGCCACGCTCCAGCAGATCGCCGAGCTGACCGCGTCCGGCTGCCAGATCGTCCGGGTCGCCGTGCCGTCGCAGGACGACGTGGAGGCGCTGCCCGCGATCGCGCGCAAGTCGCAGATCCCGGTGATCGCCGACATCCACTTCCAGCCCAAGTACGTCTTCGCGGCGATCGACGCCGGCTGCGCCGCGGTGCGGGTGAACCCGGGCAACATCCGGCAGTTCGACGACAAGGTCAAGGAGATCGCGCGGGCCGCCGGCGACGCGGGCGTGCCGATCCGGATCGGCGTGAACGCGGGCTCGCTGGACAAGCGCCTGCTGGCCAAGTACGGCAAGGCCACCGCCGAGGCGCTGGTGGAGTCGGCGCTGTGGGAGTGCTCGCTGTTCGAGGAGCACGGCTTCCGGGACATCAAGATCTCGGTCAAGCACAACGACCCGGTGGTGATGATCCGGGCGTACCGGCAGCTGGCCGAGCAGTGCGACTACCCACTGCACCTCGGCGTCACCGAGGCCGGCCCGGCGTTCCAGGGCACGATCAAGTCGGCGGTGGCCTTCGGCGCGCTGCTGGCCGAGGGCATCGGTGACACCATCCGGGTCTCGCTGTCCGCCCCGCCGGTCGAGGAGATCAAGGTCGGCAACCAGATCCTGGAGTCGCTGGGGCTGCGTGAGCGCGGCCTGGAGATCGTCTCCTGCCCGTCCTGCGGGCGGGCGCAGGTCGACGTCTACAAGCTGGCCGAGGAGGTCACCGCCGGTCTGGAGGGCCTGCCGGTGCCGCTGCGCGTCGCGGTCATGGGCTGCGTGGTGAACGGTCCGGGCGAGGCTCGCGAGGCCGACCTGGGTGTGGCCTCCGGCAACGGCAAGGGCCAGATCTTCGTCAAGGGCAAGGTCGTCAAGACGGTGCCCGAGGCGCAGATCGTGGAGACGCTGATCGAGGAGGCGCTGCGGATCGCCGACGAGATGGGCGCCGAGATCCCCGAGGAGCTGCGCGACCTGGTGCCGGGCGGCGCCACCGTCACCGTGCACTGA
- a CDS encoding helix-turn-helix domain-containing protein, which yields MGASYHQFCPVAKAMELLDERWTLLVVRELVSGSERFNELRRGLPRMSPTLLSRRLHQLVRAGVVERRVDGADVRYVPTAAGRELRPVLEALGAWGVRWIGELGDADLDPKLLLWDMHRHVDHDAVPPGRTVVRFRFRDVPAAQRDWWMVIAGGEADVCDIDPGHDVTVTVTADLRALVQVWMGDLEWAVALRGGAVELTGPEALRRAAPGWFTLSPFAAVPRP from the coding sequence ATGGGGGCCTCCTACCACCAGTTCTGCCCCGTGGCGAAGGCCATGGAACTGCTCGACGAGCGGTGGACGCTGCTCGTGGTCCGGGAGTTGGTCAGCGGCTCGGAACGCTTCAACGAGCTGCGCCGGGGCCTGCCCCGGATGTCGCCCACGCTGCTGTCCCGCCGGCTGCACCAGCTCGTCCGCGCCGGAGTGGTGGAGCGGCGGGTCGACGGCGCCGACGTGCGCTACGTCCCGACCGCCGCCGGGCGGGAGCTGCGGCCCGTGCTGGAGGCGCTCGGCGCCTGGGGTGTGCGCTGGATCGGTGAGCTGGGCGACGCCGACCTGGACCCGAAGCTGCTGCTGTGGGACATGCACCGGCACGTCGACCACGACGCGGTCCCGCCGGGGCGTACCGTCGTGCGGTTCCGCTTCCGGGACGTACCGGCGGCGCAGCGCGACTGGTGGATGGTGATCGCCGGGGGCGAGGCCGACGTCTGCGACATCGACCCGGGGCACGACGTGACGGTGACCGTCACGGCGGACCTGCGCGCCCTGGTCCAGGTCTGGATGGGCGACCTGGAGTGGGCCGTGGCGCTGCGCGGCGGCGCGGTGGAGCTGACCGGGCCGGAGGCGCTGCGGCGCGCCGCGCCCGGCTGGTTCACCCTCTCCCCCTTCGCCGCCGTGCCCCGCCCCTGA